In Streptomyces sp. NBC_00414, a single window of DNA contains:
- a CDS encoding bacteriocin fulvocin C-related protein: MAGENTRWLLAFDASCGTCREISDAVEAACDGKLEVLPLTDPQVQEWRVRALGPEPAWAPTLLSVADEEAQAWTGAGMGVPLARRLGPRSGARVLVALGTLRRRSKARTPEAAERAGMGRARFLRLGAGLAVAGGIVMSGRSPAFAGQAAERARIWAQKHPHQLPRDYAEFIRYPEAFRRAAYQQLSPADRAALWREQWKRYRATHDLAADQIRVLDGCQAILDDASVFAAPFTAPASDRPAVHKRLEELRTSAIRAFGRDDAHGLFASLGPQEPTASRAAAPDCECSTVSDFCAVRCVYKSCGCLEPIIGCGWLLLYKCNGMCTCP, from the coding sequence ATGGCAGGGGAGAACACTCGCTGGTTGCTGGCATTCGATGCGTCATGCGGGACGTGTCGGGAAATCTCCGATGCGGTCGAAGCCGCTTGTGACGGCAAGCTGGAGGTACTTCCGCTCACCGACCCGCAAGTGCAGGAATGGCGTGTCCGCGCACTGGGCCCCGAGCCCGCCTGGGCGCCCACCCTGCTGAGCGTGGCGGACGAGGAAGCGCAGGCCTGGACCGGAGCGGGCATGGGCGTCCCCTTGGCCCGCCGTCTGGGACCGCGGTCCGGAGCGCGAGTGCTAGTCGCTTTGGGAACGTTGCGCCGCAGGTCCAAGGCCCGAACCCCGGAGGCGGCGGAACGGGCCGGCATGGGACGGGCGCGTTTCCTGCGCCTGGGCGCCGGCCTCGCAGTCGCAGGCGGCATCGTCATGAGCGGCCGTTCCCCCGCCTTCGCCGGCCAAGCCGCCGAGCGGGCCCGGATCTGGGCTCAGAAGCATCCGCACCAGCTTCCGCGCGACTACGCGGAGTTCATTCGCTATCCAGAGGCGTTCCGGCGTGCCGCCTACCAGCAACTGTCCCCGGCGGATCGTGCTGCCCTGTGGCGCGAGCAGTGGAAACGCTACCGCGCGACTCACGACCTGGCCGCAGATCAAATCCGCGTGCTGGACGGATGCCAGGCCATCCTCGACGACGCCTCCGTCTTCGCGGCTCCCTTCACAGCACCGGCGAGCGACCGCCCGGCGGTGCACAAACGTCTCGAAGAGCTGAGGACCTCTGCGATCCGGGCCTTCGGACGCGACGATGCCCACGGCCTCTTCGCGAGCCTCGGACCACAGGAACCCACGGCGTCACGCGCCGCGGCACCCGACTGCGAGTGCTCCACCGTCTCCGACTTCTGTGCCGTCCGCTGCGTCTACAAGTCGTGCGGCTGCTTGGAACCCATCATCGGCTGTGGCTGGCTTCTCCTGTACAAGTGCAACGGCATGTGCACCTGTCCTTGA
- a CDS encoding IS110 family transposase, which translates to MTMLAERVDGVIGVDTHRDTLAAAAVSPIGAVLATTDSPANARGYRRLLDFARRHVPGRRCWALEGVGSFGAGLAAFLDQAGEEVVEVLRPKRTPDRGGRKTDMIDAIRGAKDALAAEHLIQPRVRGEREALRVLLVTRQGAVLASTAAINQLKNLIVSAPDDLRAELRKLKRPAQISRCAQLRDRPAQCIERRMTVRALRSTAQRIKALQTEAKELEDEILGVVQQLAPELLALLGVGPITAAQVLVSWSHPGRFRSEAAFAAFAGVAPIPASSGLTNRHRINRSGDRQLNRALHTITLIRMRLDPATKTYVARRAAEGKTSRDAQRCLKRTICRQIFKLLEHPNRRTPGHLEDLPLTA; encoded by the coding sequence ATGACCATGCTTGCAGAGCGAGTCGACGGCGTCATCGGCGTCGACACTCACCGAGACACCCTCGCTGCGGCAGCCGTCAGCCCCATCGGGGCTGTCCTGGCCACCACGGATTCGCCTGCCAACGCCCGCGGATACCGCCGCCTGCTCGACTTCGCACGTAGGCACGTCCCCGGCCGCCGCTGCTGGGCACTGGAAGGAGTGGGTAGTTTCGGCGCCGGCCTGGCCGCATTCCTGGATCAGGCCGGTGAAGAGGTCGTCGAGGTCCTGCGCCCCAAGCGGACACCCGACCGCGGCGGACGCAAGACCGACATGATCGATGCCATCCGCGGGGCGAAGGACGCGCTCGCCGCCGAACACCTCATCCAGCCCCGCGTCCGAGGTGAACGCGAAGCTTTACGCGTGCTGTTGGTGACCCGCCAGGGGGCAGTCCTTGCTTCCACCGCCGCGATCAACCAGCTCAAGAACCTGATTGTGTCCGCGCCGGATGACCTCCGTGCTGAACTGCGCAAACTCAAGCGCCCTGCCCAGATCAGCCGTTGTGCTCAACTCCGGGATCGCCCGGCGCAGTGCATCGAGCGCCGTATGACGGTACGGGCTCTGCGCTCGACTGCCCAGCGCATCAAAGCTCTCCAAACTGAGGCCAAGGAACTTGAGGACGAGATCCTCGGAGTCGTGCAGCAATTGGCCCCCGAGCTGCTTGCTCTTCTGGGAGTCGGGCCCATCACGGCCGCTCAGGTCCTGGTCAGCTGGTCACATCCCGGGCGCTTCCGCTCCGAAGCCGCGTTCGCGGCCTTCGCCGGCGTCGCTCCGATTCCGGCGTCCTCCGGACTGACCAACCGACATCGGATCAACCGCAGCGGTGACCGGCAGCTGAATCGAGCACTGCATACGATCACGCTGATCAGGATGCGGCTGGACCCGGCGACCAAGACCTATGTCGCTCGCCGCGCGGCCGAGGGCAAGACCTCCCGGGACGCGCAACGGTGTCTCAAGCGGACCATCTGCCGCCAGATCTTCAAGCTGCTCGAACACCCGAACCGGAGGACGCCCGGACACCTTGAAGATCTTCCCTTAACTGCTTGA
- a CDS encoding tetratricopeptide repeat protein, translated as MQNEKPHDRPHHGPQDEPHDEPRADDGPQAEIDRGGPHDEADRAEAASGQPPLVLYGEPFDSGFELAEQHQLAPDLPAALTVYAELLGVAESFEDSPDVQLLRGHLLSNIASVQLTATDLLGAGLSIEQALGLVRGVSSVPMGPRGRQLWLEVLLKTLKADAELSRRTGNLDEAQATVDEAAALLPEFDDPEGLRTAEFGLARVHLLLDRSEWGAAEELASALLPTTPAIEPQLLDCLGVICASTGRIELAEDYFARADEGYQASGNNSGRQQVISHRAYAAMRGGDFDRAERLYAEASAIFERQGQSEDLAVCEQARAFLAEHRGDADGGQALTAMSLARFERLGATIAAADTMLLGARQAYERGDIDDMKRLAQGARDVYQERELYERCAQVDLMLAKALEDNLIRTDHGDHERTSIDNALSLALPAALTLEAARYDFASAHARSQWLELADDAMRLAFRLALRRKDQGLIFELVEHRCAGASLVLSPADRVPASASASASASASGEAAAFPDAAMKTYAPADGDAPRVLGGAAAEAAASVGLRVAPPPRVLMAAETGRIALQEYIEAAEFRYHRRIVSEEEVLFWSPTT; from the coding sequence ATGCAGAACGAGAAGCCACACGACAGACCTCACCACGGACCGCAGGACGAACCACACGACGAGCCGCGTGCCGATGACGGGCCGCAGGCCGAAATCGACCGGGGCGGCCCGCATGACGAAGCCGACCGGGCCGAAGCAGCGTCCGGGCAGCCACCGTTGGTGTTGTACGGCGAGCCCTTCGACAGCGGCTTCGAACTCGCCGAACAGCACCAGCTCGCACCGGACTTGCCTGCCGCACTGACCGTCTACGCGGAACTCCTCGGCGTCGCCGAGTCGTTCGAGGACTCCCCCGATGTGCAGCTGCTGCGCGGGCACCTGTTGTCCAATATCGCGTCGGTCCAGCTGACGGCCACGGATCTGCTCGGAGCGGGCCTCTCCATCGAGCAGGCGCTCGGTCTGGTGCGTGGTGTGTCGTCCGTGCCGATGGGGCCGCGAGGCCGCCAGCTGTGGCTGGAAGTCCTGCTCAAGACCCTCAAGGCTGACGCCGAACTGTCGCGCAGGACAGGGAACTTGGACGAGGCGCAGGCGACGGTGGACGAAGCCGCCGCCCTGCTGCCCGAGTTCGACGACCCCGAGGGGCTGCGCACCGCCGAGTTCGGACTGGCCCGGGTTCATCTGCTGCTGGACCGCAGTGAGTGGGGCGCCGCCGAGGAGCTGGCCTCCGCGCTGCTCCCCACCACTCCCGCCATCGAGCCGCAGCTGCTGGACTGCCTGGGCGTCATCTGCGCCTCGACCGGGCGGATCGAACTCGCCGAGGACTACTTCGCCCGCGCGGACGAGGGTTACCAGGCATCGGGGAACAACTCCGGGCGCCAGCAGGTGATCTCCCATCGGGCGTACGCCGCGATGCGGGGCGGTGACTTCGACCGGGCGGAGCGGCTCTACGCCGAAGCCTCCGCGATCTTCGAGCGGCAGGGTCAGTCCGAGGATCTGGCGGTCTGCGAACAGGCCCGCGCCTTCCTCGCCGAGCACCGTGGCGACGCCGACGGAGGGCAGGCCCTGACGGCGATGAGCCTGGCCCGCTTCGAACGGCTCGGCGCCACGATCGCCGCCGCCGACACCATGCTGCTGGGTGCTCGGCAGGCCTATGAACGCGGTGACATCGACGACATGAAGCGTCTCGCCCAGGGCGCCCGCGACGTGTACCAGGAACGCGAACTGTACGAGCGCTGCGCCCAGGTGGACCTCATGCTCGCCAAGGCCCTTGAGGACAACCTGATCCGGACGGACCACGGCGACCACGAGCGGACGTCGATCGACAACGCGCTCTCCCTCGCGCTGCCCGCCGCGCTGACTCTGGAGGCCGCGCGCTACGACTTCGCCAGCGCTCACGCACGGAGCCAGTGGCTGGAACTGGCGGACGACGCCATGCGGTTGGCCTTCCGGCTCGCCCTGCGCCGCAAGGACCAGGGGCTGATCTTCGAGCTGGTGGAACACCGCTGTGCGGGGGCTTCGCTGGTCCTGAGCCCCGCGGACCGCGTGCCTGCGTCCGCTTCCGCTTCCGCTTCCGCTTCCGCTTCCGGGGAGGCGGCTGCCTTTCCGGACGCCGCCATGAAGACGTACGCGCCCGCCGACGGCGACGCCCCGAGGGTGCTGGGCGGGGCGGCGGCCGAGGCGGCCGCCTCCGTCGGCCTGCGCGTCGCGCCGCCGCCGAGGGTGCTGATGGCCGCGGAGACGGGCCGTATCGCGTTGCAGGAGTACATCGAGGCGGCCGAGTTCCGCTATCACCGGCGGATCGTGAGCGAGGAAGAGGTGCTGTTCTGGTCGCCGACGACCTGA
- a CDS encoding LamG-like jellyroll fold domain-containing protein — protein sequence MRRHVARPRTRSSARARVLALFATAALVLPPSGMLPIAAASESTSAVSATAADQAAVVTHGLKGEYFSMSAPGARDFAELGGTTLDPQINFSGLTDTFKELTGKTEHTTARWTGQIEAPATGDYTFYAIGDNGFRLFIDDEPVIDHWVGDWDREQTSQAVKLTAGEKHTFRLELFQDTGGANMYLRWSTPTLAKQVVPMSAFTPPADFEVFPVEYTIAENGQRLRARFEGKVGGLQAVKDHLKVEADTTAMPIKSVTSVRGDSSALDVNLSEPIQKNQLVRVSYDGAGGLTVGGKAVPKVIRYAENGSTHRLTTKWGDKVDKKHPLPEYPRPQQKRSKWENLNGPWQFSAAKAGEQPVFGKNLDEKIIVPFPVESQLSGLERHEDHMFYRRVIDVPKSWKVGKDSRSNRLKLNFGAVDYQSRVYVNGTKVADHTGGYNAFTADITDALKGTGKQEIVVAVTDTGGADQPMGKQSTNPGGIFYTQTSGIWQTVWMEPVAPAAIENVVTTPDIDTGTLAVTVDSEGASSSARVEAVARDSRGKVVGRVSGAADKKLTLPVSKQHLWSPDDPYLYDLDVTLTDGRSSDKVRSYFGMRKISVEKVGGFNKLVLNGKPIFSLATLDQGFWPDGLYTAPSDDALAFDLEAHKKLGFNAVRKHIKVEPARWFYHADKLGLLVWQDFVSGNLTNETGQKAFVDQGRETMRQHHNSPSVIGWIVFNEGWGEWNREETGRITEAVQAADPSRVVNAHSGVNCCNSKGDSGKGDIIDHHDYNNDDPPFPDDKRAAMDGEHGGFTLRSPGHMWPGAPTVIYSGVTTKAELTRKYVENTEKFYVEQAGAELSGSVYTQITDLENELNGLYTYDRRDIKMDAAEVRKVNLKVIAAGAAAGTKKLKGGHWTLDEGTGTTAKDTGTGKNPLTLREGASWTDGVNGSALKFDGQKQYAETSGPVLDTSGSYSVSAWVRLDGIPGNYGTAVSQDTRATANPFYLQYGHGNFAFSTPGERRAQVAVAAETGRWYHLVGVRDAGTNEIRLYLDGKLAATTTGGPAFPSTGPLTVGRAHWDGSNVDFWNGAVDEVQAVDRALTAEEVSTLYGAEKP from the coding sequence ATGAGACGACACGTCGCCCGCCCCAGAACCAGAAGCAGTGCCAGAGCCAGAGTGCTGGCGCTGTTCGCCACGGCGGCCCTCGTGCTGCCTCCGAGCGGCATGCTGCCCATCGCGGCGGCCTCAGAGTCGACGAGCGCTGTCTCGGCAACCGCCGCCGACCAGGCCGCCGTTGTGACGCACGGCCTCAAGGGCGAGTACTTCAGCATGTCGGCCCCCGGCGCCCGGGACTTCGCCGAACTCGGTGGTACGACGCTCGACCCGCAGATCAACTTCTCCGGTCTGACCGACACCTTCAAGGAGTTGACCGGGAAGACGGAGCACACCACCGCCCGCTGGACGGGCCAGATCGAGGCGCCGGCCACCGGTGACTACACCTTCTACGCCATCGGCGACAACGGCTTCCGCCTCTTCATCGACGACGAGCCCGTCATCGACCACTGGGTGGGCGACTGGGACCGGGAACAGACCAGCCAGGCCGTCAAGCTGACCGCGGGCGAGAAGCACACGTTCCGCCTGGAGCTGTTCCAGGACACCGGCGGCGCCAACATGTATCTGCGCTGGTCGACGCCGACGCTGGCCAAGCAGGTCGTGCCGATGTCGGCGTTCACCCCGCCGGCCGACTTCGAGGTCTTCCCGGTGGAGTACACCATCGCCGAGAACGGGCAGCGGCTGCGCGCCCGGTTCGAGGGCAAGGTGGGCGGCCTCCAGGCGGTCAAGGACCATCTGAAGGTCGAGGCCGACACGACGGCCATGCCGATCAAGTCGGTCACGTCCGTCCGCGGGGACTCCTCCGCCCTCGACGTCAACCTCTCGGAGCCGATCCAGAAGAACCAGCTGGTCCGGGTCTCCTACGACGGTGCGGGCGGTCTGACGGTCGGCGGCAAGGCCGTACCGAAGGTCATCCGGTACGCGGAGAACGGCTCGACCCACCGTCTCACCACCAAGTGGGGCGACAAGGTCGACAAGAAGCACCCGCTGCCCGAGTACCCGCGCCCGCAGCAGAAGCGGTCCAAGTGGGAGAACCTCAACGGTCCTTGGCAGTTCAGCGCCGCCAAGGCGGGCGAGCAGCCGGTCTTCGGCAAGAACCTCGATGAGAAGATCATCGTGCCGTTCCCCGTCGAGTCCCAGTTGTCCGGGCTTGAGCGGCACGAGGACCACATGTTCTACCGCCGGGTCATCGACGTCCCCAAGAGCTGGAAGGTCGGCAAGGACAGCCGTTCGAACCGGCTCAAGCTCAACTTCGGTGCCGTCGACTACCAGTCCCGCGTCTACGTCAACGGCACGAAGGTCGCCGACCACACCGGCGGTTACAACGCCTTCACCGCCGACATCACCGACGCGCTGAAGGGGACCGGCAAGCAGGAGATCGTGGTCGCCGTCACCGACACCGGTGGCGCGGACCAGCCCATGGGCAAGCAGTCCACGAACCCGGGTGGCATCTTCTACACGCAGACCTCCGGGATCTGGCAGACCGTGTGGATGGAGCCCGTGGCTCCCGCCGCGATCGAGAACGTCGTCACCACGCCCGACATCGACACCGGCACCCTCGCGGTGACGGTCGACTCCGAGGGCGCCTCCTCCTCCGCCCGCGTCGAGGCCGTCGCCCGTGACTCGCGCGGCAAGGTCGTCGGCAGGGTCAGCGGAGCGGCCGACAAGAAGCTCACCCTGCCCGTGTCGAAGCAGCACCTGTGGAGCCCCGACGACCCGTACCTCTACGACCTCGACGTCACGCTGACCGACGGCCGGTCGAGCGACAAGGTCCGCAGCTACTTCGGGATGCGGAAGATCAGCGTCGAGAAGGTGGGCGGCTTCAACAAGCTGGTCCTCAACGGCAAGCCGATCTTCTCCCTCGCCACCCTCGACCAGGGTTTCTGGCCCGACGGTCTCTACACCGCGCCCAGCGACGACGCTCTCGCCTTCGACCTGGAGGCGCACAAGAAGCTCGGCTTCAACGCGGTGCGCAAGCACATCAAGGTGGAGCCGGCGCGGTGGTTCTACCACGCCGACAAGCTCGGCCTGCTCGTCTGGCAGGACTTCGTCTCCGGGAACCTCACCAACGAGACGGGCCAGAAGGCGTTCGTCGACCAGGGCCGGGAGACGATGCGCCAGCACCACAACTCTCCCTCCGTGATCGGCTGGATCGTCTTCAACGAGGGCTGGGGCGAGTGGAACCGCGAGGAGACCGGCCGCATCACCGAGGCCGTCCAGGCCGCCGACCCGTCCCGAGTCGTGAACGCCCACAGCGGTGTCAACTGCTGCAACTCCAAGGGTGATTCGGGCAAGGGCGACATCATCGACCACCACGACTACAACAACGACGATCCGCCCTTCCCCGACGACAAGCGGGCCGCCATGGACGGCGAGCACGGCGGCTTCACCCTCCGCTCCCCCGGGCACATGTGGCCGGGCGCCCCGACCGTGATCTACAGCGGTGTCACCACCAAGGCGGAGCTGACCCGTAAGTACGTCGAGAACACCGAGAAGTTCTACGTCGAGCAGGCGGGCGCCGAACTGTCCGGCTCGGTGTACACACAGATCACCGACCTGGAGAACGAGCTCAACGGCCTCTACACGTACGACCGGCGCGACATCAAGATGGACGCCGCCGAAGTACGGAAGGTCAACCTCAAGGTGATCGCCGCCGGCGCCGCGGCGGGCACGAAGAAGCTCAAGGGCGGGCACTGGACCCTCGACGAGGGCACCGGGACCACCGCCAAGGACACCGGTACGGGCAAGAACCCCCTCACACTGCGCGAGGGTGCCTCCTGGACCGACGGTGTCAACGGCAGCGCCCTGAAGTTCGACGGCCAGAAGCAGTACGCCGAGACCTCCGGGCCGGTGCTCGACACCAGTGGCAGCTACTCGGTGTCGGCCTGGGTCAGGCTCGACGGGATCCCCGGCAACTACGGCACGGCCGTCAGCCAGGACACCCGTGCCACGGCCAACCCGTTCTACCTTCAGTACGGACACGGCAACTTCGCCTTCAGCACGCCCGGTGAACGTCGTGCCCAGGTCGCCGTCGCCGCCGAGACGGGCCGCTGGTACCACCTCGTCGGCGTACGGGACGCGGGCACCAACGAGATCCGGTTGTACCTCGACGGGAAGCTCGCGGCCACGACGACCGGCGGCCCCGCCTTCCCGAGCACCGGCCCGCTGACGGTCGGCCGCGCACACTGGGACGGCTCGAACGTCGACTTCTGGAACGGTGCGGTCGACGAGGTCCAGGCCGTCGACCGGGCACTCACCGCCGAGGAGGTGAGCACCCTCTACGGCGCCGAGAAGCCCTAA
- a CDS encoding IS5 family transposase (programmed frameshift) has translation MVERLVPDELWELFQRVVPDAPSRPQGGGRRRHGDREVLAAIVFVATSGCTWQQVPTASFGPSGATAHRRFTEWTKARVWAKLHRLVLDELGSRGELDWSRCAIDSVNMRALKGELTGPNPVDRGKYGSKIHLITERTGLPLSIGISGANTHDSQALIPLVKGIPPIRSRRGPRRRRPHKLHADKGYDYNHLRRWLSSRGIRHRIARRGIESSARLGCHRWTVERTMSWLAGCRRLHRRYERKADHFLAFTSIACTLICYRRLTK, from the exons ATCGTTGAGCGGCTGGTGCCGGACGAGTTGTGGGAGCTGTTCCAACGGGTGGTGCCCGACGCACCGTCGCGGCCCCAGGGCGGTGGCCGGCGTCGGCACGGCGACCGTGAAGTGCTGGCCGCGATCGTCTTCGTGGCGACCTCGGGCTGCACGTGGCAGCAGGTGCCGACCGCGTCGTTCGGCCCGTCCGGCGCGACGGCCCATCGGCGCTTCACCGAGTGGACGAAGGCCCGGGTGTGGGCCAAACTCCACCGCCTGGTCCTCGACGAGCTCGGATCCCGTGGCGAGCTGGACTGGTCCCGGTGCGCGATCGACTCGGTCAACATGCGGGCCCTG AAGGGGGAACTGACAGGCCCGAATCCTGTAGACCGGGGCAAGTACGGGTCAAAGATCCACTTGATCACAGAGCGGACCGGACTGCCCCTGTCCATCGGCATCTCGGGCGCCAACACGCATGACAGCCAGGCACTGATCCCACTGGTGAAAGGCATACCGCCGATCCGCTCCCGCCGGGGACCCCGGCGACGCAGACCCCACAAACTCCACGCCGACAAGGGCTACGACTACAACCACCTGCGACGATGGTTATCCAGCCGAGGAATCCGGCACCGCATCGCCCGCAGGGGCATCGAGTCCTCGGCCCGCCTGGGCTGCCACCGCTGGACCGTGGAGCGCACGATGTCCTGGCTCGCCGGATGCCGACGCCTGCACCGTCGCTACGAACGCAAAGCCGACCACTTCCTCGCCTTCACCAGCATCGCCTGCACCTTGATTTGCTACCGCAGACTCACCAAATGA